The following coding sequences are from one Solidesulfovibrio fructosivorans JJ] window:
- a CDS encoding alpha/beta fold hydrolase: protein MATFVCVHGAFQGGWVWKRTAEALFPMGHRAYAPTLSGCGFHRHTMDKGLGLEAYVRDLTQFFEMEDLADVYLVAHSYSGIVGAGAMAAIMGRLSGTIYVEGIIPQPGKSFAGVGGEPFQAMLQSKLTDGWLVSPWEAGMFGVAGAPDEAWFMARVAPFPMAAFTDAAVGELVFPVKRHYVRCAKNPNPMFVAMADRAKFLGFAMHSIDSGHCPQITVPVELARVLATIVDKKNGEAKAQ, encoded by the coding sequence ATGGCCACGTTCGTTTGCGTGCACGGCGCGTTTCAGGGCGGCTGGGTCTGGAAGCGGACCGCCGAGGCGCTTTTCCCCATGGGGCACCGGGCGTATGCGCCCACATTGTCCGGATGCGGCTTTCACCGCCACACCATGGACAAGGGCTTGGGGCTTGAGGCCTACGTGCGCGACCTGACGCAGTTTTTCGAGATGGAGGACCTTGCCGACGTTTACCTTGTCGCCCACAGCTATTCCGGCATCGTCGGCGCCGGGGCCATGGCCGCGATCATGGGCCGGTTGTCCGGGACCATTTACGTGGAGGGCATCATTCCCCAGCCGGGCAAGTCTTTCGCCGGTGTTGGCGGCGAACCCTTTCAGGCCATGCTCCAATCGAAGCTGACCGACGGCTGGCTGGTTTCGCCGTGGGAGGCGGGGATGTTCGGGGTGGCCGGAGCGCCCGATGAGGCTTGGTTCATGGCCCGTGTGGCCCCGTTCCCGATGGCCGCCTTCACCGACGCGGCGGTCGGCGAACTGGTCTTTCCGGTAAAGCGCCACTATGTGCGTTGCGCCAAAAATCCCAATCCCATGTTTGTGGCCATGGCCGACCGGGCCAAATTCCTCGGGTTTGCCATGCATTCCATCGACAGCGGCCATTGCCCGCAAATCACGGTGCCCGTGGAGCTGGCCAGGGTGCTGGCCACCATCGTGGACAAGAAAAACGGGGAGGCAAAAGCGCAATGA
- a CDS encoding ATP-binding cassette domain-containing protein, producing the protein MTLLARLTKKLPHFTLDVEISCPPGGILVLTGPSGSGKTTILRLLAGLDDPDEGQVGLDGDVWRDTVKGIRVKPRQRGIGLVFQEYSLFPHMTLAENVSYATTDTAFAEELLELFGIAHLKDAHPGTMSGGERQRGALCQALARRPKALLLDEPFSALDAATRVTLRHELLDVRDRFAIPIVHVTHDLAEAAILGDQVVTINRGAIDPGWFSTQLCQYREEREALFARFGAPSPAMARPRENPQHCCEEGM; encoded by the coding sequence ATGACGTTGCTTGCGCGCCTGACGAAGAAGCTGCCCCATTTCACCCTGGACGTGGAGATCTCCTGTCCTCCCGGCGGCATTCTGGTGCTGACCGGGCCTTCGGGGTCGGGCAAAACCACGATTTTGCGCCTTCTCGCCGGCTTGGACGACCCGGACGAGGGGCAGGTGGGGCTCGACGGCGATGTGTGGCGCGATACGGTCAAAGGCATCCGCGTCAAGCCCAGGCAGCGCGGGATCGGACTTGTTTTCCAGGAATATTCGCTTTTTCCCCACATGACCCTGGCTGAGAACGTCTCCTACGCCACCACGGATACGGCTTTTGCCGAGGAGTTGCTCGAGCTTTTCGGCATCGCCCATTTGAAGGACGCTCATCCCGGGACCATGTCCGGCGGCGAGCGCCAGCGTGGCGCGCTGTGCCAGGCGCTGGCCCGGCGGCCAAAGGCGCTCCTTCTCGACGAACCCTTTTCCGCCCTGGACGCCGCCACCCGCGTGACGTTGCGTCATGAACTCCTGGATGTTCGGGATCGGTTCGCCATCCCCATCGTGCACGTGACCCACGATCTGGCCGAGGCGGCGATTCTCGGCGACCAGGTCGTGACCATCAACCGGGGGGCCATCGACCCGGGCTGGTTCAGCACCCAGCTGTGCCAGTATCGGGAGGAGCGCGAGGCGCTTTTCGCGCGTTTCGGCGCGCCTTCCCCCGCCATGGCCCGGCCCCGGGAAAACCCCCAACATTGCTGCGAGGAGGGAATGTGA